A stretch of DNA from Micromonospora peucetia:
CACCCCGCCCTGGAGGCGGCCGACGTTGGCGACGAGGACGGAGCGGGCCCGGCGGCGGATCGGCTGCTGGTCGTCGATCCGGATGGAGACCTTCATCGGCCGGTCGCGCAGGTGCCGGGCGGCTCCCACGACGTACGCCGGCCAGCCGATCCGCCTCTTGGTGGTCTCCGAGGTGTCGGCGAGCATCTGGGCGTCGAAGCCCATGCCGGCCATCACCGTGAAGTAGTGGTCCTCGACCGCGCCGACGTCGAGCAGCCGGCGGCCACGCTCGACGGCGATCTCCAGCCCGGCGGCCAGGTCACCCGACAGGCCCAGGTTGGCCGCGAGCAGGTTGCCGGTGCCCTGGGGCAGCACGGCGAGTGCCACATCGGTGCCGACCAGGGCGCTGACGCAGGCCATCACGGTACCGTCGCCGCCGCAGGCGAAGACGACCTCCACGCCGGCCTCGACCGCCTCCGCCGTCTGGCCGCGGCCCGGGTCCTCGGCGGTGGTCTCGAACCACAGCGGCTCGGGCCAGCCGGCCGCGCCCAGGGCGTCGTGGACCGTACGACGCAGCTCGTCGAGGTCGGCCACCTTCACCGGGTTGACCACCACGGCGGAGCGCAGACCGCCGTGGTGCCCCGCGTGTCGCTTGTCCTGTCGAGCATCCACGGCGCCAGTGTGCAGCAGATCCGGCACGGCAGCGACCCGGCGGCGCGGTGACGTTACGCGCAGCGAAAACAGGTTTGCGAACACCACCCACCGCCCCCACACCCCCCGCCCCAACCCCACCGCCACCAGCGCGGGAGCCGGGTTCCTCGTTGATCATGAGGTTGGCCCGGGTTTCAGAGATCAATCTCGCCGCCAACCTCATGATCGACGGCAGGGGTGGGGGTGGGGGTGGGATCAGGCCGGCGTGCGGAGGGCCGTGGTCACCCGGTTGCGTAGGTCGTCGAGGTCGGCTCCGGCCTCGGTGAGCACCAGTGCGCCCAGCCCCTGCCCCTCGCGGAGCACGCCGAGCAGGATGTGCTCGGTGCCGATGTGGCGGTGGCGCAGCCGCAGCGCCTCCCGCAGCGCCAACTCCAGCACCTTCTTGGCGCGGGGCGAGAAGGTGCCGCCCGCGTACCGCCGGCGACCCCAGCGGCGGCGCGGCGCCGGCGCGGCCTCGCGCAGCGCGTCCGGGCCGAAGGACTCCTCGATCCGGGTCACGATGGCGGCCAGGTCGATGCCGATCTCGCGCAGGGCGGCGGCGTCGGCGTCGGCGAGGCCGGTGGCTCCCCGCTCGGTGTGCCGACGGACGCGGGCCCGCAGGTCGTCGGCGCGGAGGCCGGCCTCGGCGAGCACCCGGGCGGCGAGGCTGTCGCCGTCGGCGAGCAGGGCGAGCAGCAGGTGCTCGGTGCCGATGGGCCGTTGGCCCTCGGACCGGGCCTCGTCCCGGGCATCCCGCACGACCGTGCGGGCCCGGTCGGTGAACCGTTCGAACATCACGCCTCCCAGGAGGATCCGACCGCCGGACGCCCGGCGTGCTTCTTGTGGACCGCCTGCCGGCTGACCTCGAGCTCGTCGGCGATCTCCTGCCAGGACCAGCCCTGTCGACGGGCGTTGTCCACCTGGACCACCTCGAGCCGTTCGAGCAACCGGCGCAGCGCGCGGACGGCGCGCAGCCCGACCCGGGGGTCGGTGCTGCCGGCTGCCGCCGCGAGTTCCGTTGCCTGACTCATGCCGTCAACTTACGTTGACATCACGGCATTGTCAACCCACATTGACACCCGCACACCCGCCTGTGGGTTCTCAGCGAAGTTGATCTGTTCTCGCTGTCGGCGCCTGCCGCCACGTCCGGATTCGTGGTCGGGTACGTCGGCCCGGACGGGCGGGAGCGCCGGGACGACATGGGCGCGGCGGTCGGGGTGGCATTCGAACTGACGCTGACGTGCATCACGTCGATCTGCGGGTGAGCAAGGGCTTCTACAGGTCGGCAACCGCGACATCAGCAGTGGCGAGACCTGGCTACCCGCTACGCCAAACTCGCATCCCTCTACCGGGCCAGCCTCGTCCTCATCGCCGCCATCATCCGGCTTCCATGATCAACAGGAAACCTGGTTGCTGCGTTTGCTGGCGTCGAGGGCAGCCTGCTCCACTCGCTGGCGGTGGTCCAGCCACCATGACTCGTCGGCGGGGGCAGGTTGTCGTTCCTGGGCAGCAGCCCGGCCGCGCCGTCGATGAGTTCGCGCACGATGTCAGCGTGGCCGGCGTGCCGTTGTGTCTCCGCGATGACGTGGACCAGAACGTGGTGCAACGTGACCGCTGCATCGCCCCACCACGGCACGCGGCCGACCTCATCCAGCGCAAGGGTTTCAATGGTGGTGTCGGCGTGGGCGATCGCGCGACGGTACAGTCCGACGATTTCCTCGCGGGTCTCATCCGCGGTCGCCCACATGTCGGCATTGGTCTCCGCTGCGTCGCCGACGTACGGCAACTCCTGCTCGAAGGGTCGGCCGAACACGACGCCGAAGTAGAGGATCTCCATGGCCGTCGAGTGCTTCACCAGACCGAGCAAGTTGGTTGCGGTCCGGGTCAACGGACGCCGAACATCGTATTCGCTGAGCCCGTCGAGTTTCCACAGCAGCGCGTCACGGCCGCCCTTCAAGTAACTGTGCAGGTCTGCCTTCATCACGGCACTATGGCATCCGGTCGGGTGCCGGCGCTGCCCGGACGATCCACGGAGCTCATGATCGGCAGTACACCTGGTCAGGCGCTGCCCGGGGGCGGGCGGGGGCACTATCGTTCTGGCCGTGCACATCCGTTTTGACATCCCAGCCGATCCCGCCTACCCAGGGCGCGTGGCCGCTGCGCTCAGCAGTGTTCGGTTGCGCAAGTTCAGTTATGTCGGCGCGGTGCTGGCGGCGGTCGGGGCGATCGGTTTCGCCGTCTCGCGGGGGTTCGCGTGGGGCGACCAGATCTCGTCGTTGTGCATGGCGATGGTCGTGGGTGGCCTGCTGTCGATGCTGTACTCGCCGTGGGTGCGGTGGCGCGCCCGGCGCCGCTCCAGTCGCTACGCCGTCGAGGGCGCCTACGACATCACCGACGACAACATCATGATGCGCAGCGGCTCGGAGTCCGGCGGCATCGCCTGGGACGGGGTCACCCAGGTAAGGGACACCGCTGAGTTCTGGATCGTGTACGTCGGTCGGATGCCGGCAACCGTGATCCCACGCCGCTTGATGTCCGCCGAGGACGCCGAGACCCTGCGAGCCCACATGGCCGAACGTGGGCTGCTCCAGCTTCGGTGAACTCATCTGCCGCGAGGCCGGGCGGGCAGCCCGGCCCGACGGGCAGACGCCGCTGGCCGGCACCCCGGGTAGGGGTGCCGGCCAGCGGCGTCTGCTCACTTGTGTGGGTCAGCTGTTCCAGTGCTTGGCGACCAGGTCGGCGGCCAGCTGCTCCCACTGGGCGTAGTGGTCGGGGTACGCCGACACCTGCACGGTCTGGGCGGCCTTGGTCAGCGGCATGTCCTGCCAGCCGTCGACCTGCTTCAGACCCTTCAGGAACGCCGTCGTCGAGTACTCCGGGTCGGTGATCTGCTCGACCGTGCCCCAACCACTCGACGGGCGCTGCTGGAACAGACCCTGCGAGTCGTGGTCGTTACGGTCACCCAGATGACCCAGGTTCTCCAACTTCGACTCCTGCAACGCCGTCGCGATCGACACCACGGCGGCCCGCTCGTCCATACCGGCCTTCTTCGTCGCCGCGATGATCGCCTTGGTGTTGGCGACCTGCTCGTCCGACAGGTCGATCCGGGACTGCGCGCCCTGCACACCATGCGGGATCAGCTTGCCGGTGTCGACGGCCGGCTTGTCGGCCTGCACCGCCACGGCAGCGACGGGCGTGGTGTCCACGGTCGGGGTGTGGGTGTCGGTCAGCGGGCCGGCAGCCACACCACCAGCGAACGCGAGACCGGCGATACCAAGAACGCTGTTACGGATGATCGAGTTCATGAGGATGCTCCATTCGGGGGTTGGCACCCGCACACCCGAGGGGGACCGGGTACACGCGGATGCAAGCACCGTCCGGCGCTCAACAAACTGGGGGAACTCCGGCACACTCGCCGAAGGAAAGATCAGGCCGACCCGGGTGGGCCGGAAAGCCAGGCTCTTGGCGGGGGATGCCCGCACGTCGGCCGGGACCATGTGTAACGACCGGCGGCCCGCCACCATTCCGGGGCCCGTACACCGCCTGTCGGCGTGGCCTTGCTCGGTCGTACGCATGGTGTAACGACTCCGGGCCGGCCACGATTCCGCCCCCACGATGCCCCCGGTCACACCCCGAAACCGGACACCCGTCGCTCATCGAAGCCCAACCGACGAACCGAACCCGACAGACATCATATTTTGGTGCATTTCATCCAGACGACGTGCCGGCACGCAACCGAGATCTTGGTGCCAAACGGCCCCTGAAGGGGGCATCTTTTACCAAGATCTCAAGGCAGGGTGAGGCCGGGGACGGCGCATGACCGTCGGCGCGATCCCGCCCCACCGTGGTACCGGCGGGACTAGCCTCGACAGCAGGGCCCGGCGCGACGCCTGCGGAGGTGATTCGGATGGCCGCAGCCAGCGACGCGGCGATTTTGGTCGGGCTCGGCGCGGAGCGCAACCTGCCGGTGGTCAGGCTGGCGGCGCAGGAGGCCGCCGCGCACGGTCGTCCGCTGTGCCTGCTGCACGCGTTCAACTGGACGGCCGCGCTGGAGGCCCCGTCGATCGCGGGGCCGCGCGCCGACGCCGAGGAGCTGATCGCCCGGGCCGCGGAGATCGCCAACGAGGTTGAGCCGGGGCTGCCGGTCAGCGGTGAGATTGTCGAGGGTGCCCCGGTCGCCACCCTGGTCCGCCGGTCGGAGTCGGCGTTCCTGCTCGCCGTCGGGGACGGCGGCATGGCGGCCTGCGACGACTGCGTACCGGCTGAGGCGCCGGCGGTGCAGCTCGCCGCCCGGGCCGGTTGCCCGGTCCTGGTGGTCCGCCGGGAACCGCCGCCACAGGGTCCGGTGCTGGTCGGCGTGGACGGTTCCGACAGCTCGCGGGCCGCGCTGGAGTTCGCGTTCGACTGCGCGGCCCGGCGGGAAGTACGGCTGCTCGCGGTCCGGGTCGTCGAGCCGGAGGATGGCGCCGAGGATCCCGAACTGCTGGTCGGGATGGTGGCAAGGGCTTCGCGCCGCTTCCCGTCGGTGGCCACGGAGTGTCACACGTTGCACGGCGATCCCGGCACCGTTCTGGTGGAGCAGTCCCGCTCGGCGCAGCTGGCGCTGGTCGCCGCCCGGGGCGACGAGCCGTGGCGGGGCATGCTCGGCGCGGTGAGCCAGGCGCTGCTCTACCACTCCCCCGCGCCGCTGATCGTGGTGCGCGGGGGACGGGGGTGCCGGTGGACGGGCGCAATGCCCACGGCGCGGGGGACCAACGGCCCTGATCCACACCGGCGCCGACCGGGGAAACTGAGACCGGCCCGGACGAATCCGCGCTCCGAGGATGCAGGATTCCCCTATCCGCGAGAGGCTCATGCAGATGGACACCGCTCTCGACCTGCACAGCCCCCTGACCGAAGACGAGCTGCGCCGGCTTGACGCCTACTGGCGGGCGGCGAACTACCTGACCGTCGGGCAGATCTACCTGCTGGACAATCCGCTGCTCCGCGAGCCGCTGACAGCCGAGCACGTCAAGCCGCGCCTGCTCGGGCACTGGGGCACCAGTCCCGGCCTGAACCTGCTCTACGCCCATCTCAACCGGGTCATCGTCGCCCGTGACCTGTCCGCCATGTTCGTCACCGGCCCTGGCCACGGCGGCCCGGCGATCGTCGCCAACACCTGGCTGGAGGGCACCTGGAGCGAGGTGTACCACCACATCGGCCGCGACGAGGCCGGCATGGCCCGGCTGTTCCGCCAGTTCTCCTTCCCCGGCGGCATCCCCAGCCACGTGGCGGCGGAGGTGCCGGGTTCGATCCACGAGGGCGGCGAGCTGGGGTACGCGCTCAGCCACGCCTACGGCGCGGCGTTCGACAATCCTGACCTGCTGGTGGCCTGCGTCATCGGCGACGGGGAGGCGGAGACCGGCCCGCTGGCCGGGAGCTGGCTCTCCGACGTCTTCCTCAACCCGGCCCGCGACGGCGCGGTGCTGCCCATCCTGCACCTCAACGGCTACAAGATCGCCAATCCGACGGTGCTGGACCGGATCCCCGAGGACGATCTGCTCGCCATGATGCGCGGCTTCGGCTACCAGCCGTACGTGGTCGCCGGCGACGACCCGGCGACGGTGCACCAGGCCCTCGCCGGCACACTGGACCGGGCGTTGGACGAGATCGCCGCCATCCAGCGGCGGGCCCGCTCGGGCGGCGCCGTCGAACGCCCCCGCTGGCCGATGATCGTCCTGCGTACGCCGAAGGGCTGGACCGGGCCGCGGGACGTCGACGGCAAGCGGGTCGAGGGCACCTACCGCGCGCACCAGGTGCCGCTGTCCGAGGTACGCAAGAACCCGGAGCACCTGGCCGAGCTGGAACGCTGGCTGCGCGGCTACCGGCCGGAGGAACTCTTCGACGCCACCGGCGCACCGGTCGCCGAGTTGGCGGCGCTGCCGCCGAGGGGCGAGCGGCGGATGAGCGCCAACCCGGTCACCAACGGCGGGATGGTGCTGCGGGACCTGGCGCTGCCGGACTTCCGCGACTACGCCGTCGACGTGCAACAGCCCGGCGAGACCGTGGCCGGCGCGACGGGCGCCCTCGGCCCGTGGGTACGCGACGTGATCAGCGCCAACCCGCAGACGTTCCGCCTCTTCGGCCCGGACGAGGTCGCCTCGAACCGGCTCGGCGCGGCGTTCGAGGTCACCGACCGGGCCTGGATGGCCGGCACGGTGCCTGGCGACGAAAACCTCTCCCCCGACGGACGGGTGATGGAGGTCCTCTCCGAGCACCTCTGCCAGGGCTGGCTGGAGGGCTACCTGCTGACCGGCCGGCACGGCATCTTCACCAGCTACGAGGCGTTCATCCACATCGTCGACTCGATGGTCAACCAGCACGCCAAGTGGCTGAAGGTGACCCGGGACATCCCGTGGCGGGCCCCGCTGCCGTCGTTGAACTACCTGCTCTCCAGCCACGTGTGGCGGCAGGACCACAACGGCTTCTCCCACCAGGACCCGGGCTTCATCGACCACGTGATGAACAAGAAGGCCGAGGTCGTACGGGTCTACCTGCCGCCGGACGCCAACACGCTGCTCTCCACGATGGATCACTGCCTGCGCAGCCGGCACTACATCAACGTGGTGGTGGCCGGCAAGCAGCCCGCACCGAACTGGCTGTCGATGGACGAGGCGGTCCAGCACTGCCGACGCGGCCTCGGAATCTGGGACTGGGCCAGCACGGACGCCGGCAGCGAGCCGGACGTCGTGCTCGCCTGTGCCGGCGACGTGCCGACGCTGGAGACGCTGGCCGCCGCGGACCTGCTGCACCGGCACCTGCCGGAGCTGAGGGTGCGGGTGGTCAATGTGGTCGACCTGATGCGCCTGCAACCGCCGACGGAGCATCCGCACGGGCTGTCGGACAAGGAGTTCGACACGATCTTCACGCAGGACAAGCCGGTCATCTTCGCGTACCACGGATATCCGTGGCTTATCCACCGGCTCACCTACCGCCGGACCAACCACGACAACCTGCACGTGCGCGGCTACAAGGAGGAGGGCACCACCACCACGCCGTTCGACATGGTGATGCTCAACGACCTGGACCGCTTCCACCTGGTCATCGACGTGATCGACCGGGTGCCGGGACTGGCCGCGCGGGCCGCCCACCTGCGGCAGGAGATGGTCGACGCGCGCCAGTCCTGCCGTGACCACACCCGCCGCCACGGCGAGGACGACCCCCGGGTCGCGGAGTGGCGCTGGGTCCGCGAGACGGACCCCGAACTGAAAGGCGGTGCCGCCCAGTGAGCGCGAGGAGTGAGCTTGCGAGCCCCGCAGTCGCGAACGAAAGGTGGACCCGATGAGCGGCAACGAGATCCTGGTCGGCTACGACGGCTCCGCCGACGCCTCCGCCGCGCTGGACTGGGCACTGGAGGAGGCCGGCCGCAGCGGGCGGCCGGTGCGGCTGGCGTACATCTTCGAGTGGCTCACCGTGGGCGGCTGGATCGGCCCCGGCGTAGCTCCCGGCATCTGGCCGGACGAGACGGCCCGCCGGCAGGTCGAGGAGCTGGTACACAAGGCCGCGGCCGACGCGGGCGCCGCGCACCCGGAGCTGACCGTCACCGGTGAGGTGTTCGACGGGCCGCCCGCGCTGGTGCTCCAGGAGCGCTCGGCGCAGGCCGACCTGCTGGTGCTGGGCACCCGGGGGCATGGCGGCTTCGGCGGGTTGCTCGTCGGCTCGACCGCGGTCACGGTCACCTCCCACGCGCACTGTCCGGTCGTGGTCGTCCGTGGCGAGGCTGCCGCAGGCGGGCGCACCGGGCACGTGGCGGTCGGCGTGGACGGGTCCGAGTGTTCGCTGCTGGCGCTGGGCTTCGCGTTCGAGCAGGCCGCGGCGCGGCGGGTACCCCTGCACGTGGTGCGGGCCTGGCACCCGCCCACCGGCCAGCGCCCGCCGTCCGGCCCCGACGCGCGGGAGGCCACGGCGGCCGACCGGGCCGAGCTGGACGAGCTGCTGGCCCGGTGGGGCGCGACGTTCCCCGACGTGCCGGTCACCGTCGAGGTGGCGCAGGGCAGCGCCGCGTCCCTGCTGGTCGACGCCAGCCGAAACGCATGCCTGGTGGTGGTCGGCACCCGGGGCCGGGGCGGCCTGAAGGGAATGCTGCTCGGCTCGGTCAGCCAGCAACTCATCCAGCACGCGCACTGCCCGGTGGCGGTCGTCCGGGAACGGTGA
This window harbors:
- a CDS encoding universal stress protein, which encodes MSGNEILVGYDGSADASAALDWALEEAGRSGRPVRLAYIFEWLTVGGWIGPGVAPGIWPDETARRQVEELVHKAAADAGAAHPELTVTGEVFDGPPALVLQERSAQADLLVLGTRGHGGFGGLLVGSTAVTVTSHAHCPVVVVRGEAAAGGRTGHVAVGVDGSECSLLALGFAFEQAAARRVPLHVVRAWHPPTGQRPPSGPDAREATAADRAELDELLARWGATFPDVPVTVEVAQGSAASLLVDASRNACLVVVGTRGRGGLKGMLLGSVSQQLIQHAHCPVAVVRER
- a CDS encoding diacylglycerol/lipid kinase family protein is translated as MDARQDKRHAGHHGGLRSAVVVNPVKVADLDELRRTVHDALGAAGWPEPLWFETTAEDPGRGQTAEAVEAGVEVVFACGGDGTVMACVSALVGTDVALAVLPQGTGNLLAANLGLSGDLAAGLEIAVERGRRLLDVGAVEDHYFTVMAGMGFDAQMLADTSETTKRRIGWPAYVVGAARHLRDRPMKVSIRIDDQQPIRRRARSVLVANVGRLQGGVRLLNDAEPDDGYLDVAVLTPRTLRHWLALGWAVVRRQDRVPRMEVFRARRVEITSNRAQPRELDGDLIEPGRTLKAEIRRRALWLCVPQPAQDPDLAEDAQAASERGEQLVEEARRE
- a CDS encoding phosphoketolase family protein is translated as MDTALDLHSPLTEDELRRLDAYWRAANYLTVGQIYLLDNPLLREPLTAEHVKPRLLGHWGTSPGLNLLYAHLNRVIVARDLSAMFVTGPGHGGPAIVANTWLEGTWSEVYHHIGRDEAGMARLFRQFSFPGGIPSHVAAEVPGSIHEGGELGYALSHAYGAAFDNPDLLVACVIGDGEAETGPLAGSWLSDVFLNPARDGAVLPILHLNGYKIANPTVLDRIPEDDLLAMMRGFGYQPYVVAGDDPATVHQALAGTLDRALDEIAAIQRRARSGGAVERPRWPMIVLRTPKGWTGPRDVDGKRVEGTYRAHQVPLSEVRKNPEHLAELERWLRGYRPEELFDATGAPVAELAALPPRGERRMSANPVTNGGMVLRDLALPDFRDYAVDVQQPGETVAGATGALGPWVRDVISANPQTFRLFGPDEVASNRLGAAFEVTDRAWMAGTVPGDENLSPDGRVMEVLSEHLCQGWLEGYLLTGRHGIFTSYEAFIHIVDSMVNQHAKWLKVTRDIPWRAPLPSLNYLLSSHVWRQDHNGFSHQDPGFIDHVMNKKAEVVRVYLPPDANTLLSTMDHCLRSRHYINVVVAGKQPAPNWLSMDEAVQHCRRGLGIWDWASTDAGSEPDVVLACAGDVPTLETLAAADLLHRHLPELRVRVVNVVDLMRLQPPTEHPHGLSDKEFDTIFTQDKPVIFAYHGYPWLIHRLTYRRTNHDNLHVRGYKEEGTTTTPFDMVMLNDLDRFHLVIDVIDRVPGLAARAAHLRQEMVDARQSCRDHTRRHGEDDPRVAEWRWVRETDPELKGGAAQ
- a CDS encoding Clp protease N-terminal domain-containing protein yields the protein MFERFTDRARTVVRDARDEARSEGQRPIGTEHLLLALLADGDSLAARVLAEAGLRADDLRARVRRHTERGATGLADADAAALREIGIDLAAIVTRIEESFGPDALREAAPAPRRRWGRRRYAGGTFSPRAKKVLELALREALRLRHRHIGTEHILLGVLREGQGLGALVLTEAGADLDDLRNRVTTALRTPA
- a CDS encoding HTH domain-containing protein — its product is MSQATELAAAAGSTDPRVGLRAVRALRRLLERLEVVQVDNARRQGWSWQEIADELEVSRQAVHKKHAGRPAVGSSWEA
- a CDS encoding YcxB family protein, with the protein product MHIRFDIPADPAYPGRVAAALSSVRLRKFSYVGAVLAAVGAIGFAVSRGFAWGDQISSLCMAMVVGGLLSMLYSPWVRWRARRRSSRYAVEGAYDITDDNIMMRSGSESGGIAWDGVTQVRDTAEFWIVYVGRMPATVIPRRLMSAEDAETLRAHMAERGLLQLR